Proteins from a single region of Corynebacterium pseudogenitalium:
- the cas2e gene encoding type I-E CRISPR-associated endoribonuclease Cas2e, translated as MMVLIVTACPAGLRGDLTKWLMELSPGVFVGTPSARIRDLLWDRTIELCKDGRALLVYSSNNEQGMEFREHRHAWKPTDFDGITLMMRENARAPKRRTGWSKARRQRIAYERDRRTSS; from the coding sequence ATGATGGTGCTCATCGTCACCGCATGCCCGGCGGGCCTGCGCGGCGACCTGACAAAGTGGCTCATGGAACTCAGCCCAGGTGTCTTCGTGGGCACCCCATCAGCTCGCATCCGAGACCTACTCTGGGACCGCACCATCGAGCTCTGCAAAGACGGCAGGGCACTGCTCGTCTACAGCTCAAATAACGAGCAAGGCATGGAGTTCCGCGAGCACCGGCACGCCTGGAAACCGACAGACTTCGACGGCATTACGCTCATGATGCGCGAGAACGCGCGAGCACCAAAACGGCGCACCGGGTGGAGCAAGGCACGACGGCAGCGCATCGCATACGAGCGAGACAGGCGGACTTCGTCTTAG
- the cas1e gene encoding type I-E CRISPR-associated endonuclease Cas1e, which produces MPTPHELPITRRALARMSDRLSFLYAERCVVNRDGNALTITDQRGTAHVPATQLAVLLLGPGTRITYAAMALLGDAGTSTVWVGERGVRYYASGRPPAKSSRMALLQAEVVTHQRKRLDCARKMYSLRFPGEDVSTLTMAQLRGREGSRMKRVYAAEAERTGVYWDRRSYDPHDFDSGTPINQALTAASAALYGIAHAVIAGLGFVPALGVVHTGTDRAFVYDIADLYKAEIAIPAAFDAVAEAKGKPHIEVRRKVRDAVVEKRLMQRMVKDLQYVMDVPEEELYSDVELMLWSELEVISAGVNWAEEEALQ; this is translated from the coding sequence ATGCCAACGCCTCATGAACTGCCGATCACTCGCCGTGCACTCGCGCGAATGAGTGATCGGCTGTCCTTCCTTTACGCGGAACGGTGCGTGGTCAACCGTGACGGCAACGCGTTGACGATCACCGACCAACGCGGCACCGCACACGTCCCCGCGACACAACTTGCGGTGCTCCTGCTCGGCCCCGGAACCCGGATCACCTACGCCGCGATGGCACTCCTCGGCGACGCAGGCACCAGCACAGTTTGGGTCGGCGAGCGCGGTGTCCGGTACTACGCCTCCGGCCGCCCACCCGCGAAGTCATCGCGGATGGCGCTGCTCCAAGCGGAAGTCGTAACGCACCAGCGCAAACGGCTTGACTGCGCCCGGAAAATGTACAGCCTCAGATTCCCGGGAGAGGACGTGTCCACTCTCACCATGGCGCAGCTGCGCGGCAGGGAAGGCTCCCGCATGAAACGTGTCTACGCCGCCGAAGCCGAACGAACCGGCGTGTACTGGGACCGACGAAGCTACGACCCGCACGACTTCGACTCCGGCACACCCATCAACCAAGCGCTCACTGCGGCAAGCGCAGCGCTCTACGGCATTGCTCACGCAGTCATTGCCGGGCTTGGGTTCGTTCCCGCACTCGGAGTTGTCCACACCGGAACAGACCGCGCGTTCGTCTACGACATCGCCGACCTGTACAAAGCCGAGATCGCCATCCCCGCCGCGTTCGACGCAGTAGCTGAAGCGAAAGGGAAACCGCATATCGAGGTGCGACGGAAGGTGCGCGACGCTGTCGTCGAAAAGCGACTGATGCAGCGCATGGTCAAAGACCTCCAATACGTCATGGACGTACCCGAAGAAGAACTCTACAGCGATGTCGAACTGATGCTGTGGAGCGAATTGGAAGTCATCTCTGCAGGCGTCAACTGGGCAGAGGAAGAGGCACTGCAATGA
- the cas6e gene encoding type I-E CRISPR-associated protein Cas6/Cse3/CasE: MSNTFTRILINPARRQGRRLLTDSQAMHAAVRSAFPPDLDETAGRVLWRVDSHEHTHVLYIVGPEKPTADSIVEQAGWDTRPAKIADYNRFLDSIMKGQRWRFELVANPTYSEFQQGKRGKVKAHVSPRHQLAWLRKKSLAHGFALAPGLDDEVSDEERARWDAFEAPTVIQSWTDVFHRKKADGTKGRPVRIAKARFSGVLEVTDVEAFRRTLTQGIGRGRGYGCGLLTLADPTK; the protein is encoded by the coding sequence ATGAGCAATACATTCACAAGGATCCTCATTAACCCTGCCCGACGCCAAGGCAGGAGACTGCTCACCGACTCCCAAGCGATGCACGCCGCCGTACGCAGTGCGTTCCCGCCGGATCTCGATGAGACTGCAGGCCGGGTGCTGTGGCGCGTCGATAGCCACGAGCACACCCACGTGCTCTACATTGTGGGGCCCGAAAAACCGACCGCTGACTCCATCGTGGAACAGGCAGGGTGGGATACCCGGCCGGCGAAGATCGCCGACTACAACCGCTTCCTCGACAGCATCATGAAAGGGCAGCGCTGGCGGTTCGAACTTGTCGCCAACCCAACGTATAGCGAGTTTCAGCAGGGTAAACGAGGCAAAGTCAAGGCGCACGTTTCCCCGCGTCACCAGCTGGCTTGGCTGCGTAAAAAGTCACTCGCGCATGGGTTTGCGCTCGCACCAGGACTCGATGACGAGGTCAGCGACGAAGAGCGCGCACGCTGGGATGCGTTTGAAGCACCGACAGTCATCCAAAGCTGGACCGACGTGTTCCACCGGAAGAAAGCCGACGGTACCAAAGGCAGGCCCGTCCGGATTGCCAAGGCCCGCTTTTCCGGAGTCCTGGAAGTCACTGACGTCGAAGCTTTTCGACGCACCCTCACCCAAGGCATCGGACGTGGTCGCGGCTACGGTTGTGGCCTCCTGACGCTGGCCGATCCCACCAAATAG